The nucleotide window GTTGGTTACCAGAGTGGGTTAACAAGTAATTTCATGCAAGGGCGTGCTGGCCTTTCACGGTTAAATTTTGATCGAGATAAAAGCGTTTTAATCGCTGCAAGAGGCTTGCCGCTTAGTCATTCTAAGCAAAATCCTCTCAACAAAGAGTAAAACGCTTTTAGCCGAACCCTTTTGGACAGCGTTTGTAAATCCTTTCTACTGCGGTATCTGCTTCTCGTGTAGGCTAACAGCTCTAACCAGTACCCTGATTAAACAACCAATAACTCACGGGGTTATCAGGGCATTGATAAGGCCCACACTCAACGAACGTAGCAATGGCATTCAGAGCAACCACAACGATTGCTAACAAGCACGCCACACGCCCCAAGTTACTCATCTTGTAAGCTTCTTGAGTCTGTGTCTTATTCGTTAGAATCAAGATCACAGCAACCGCAAAGATAGTGGCGATGAACAAAACAAATGCCCATGTGTAATAGTGCATTCCCAAAATAGGACTTCCGTAACCCGGAGTTCCAGGGATTACGTGTAAAGAGACTTGTCTGAGCGACGTTGCTACGCCGTACAAAGCGCCAATTAGAACGATGCCATAGTGGCGAGATTGAGGTCCATAAACCACATTCAACATGAAGCCAAACGCCACCATTACAAAGCCAATACGTTGTAATAAGCATAACGGACAAGGCAACTCATTAAGAACAAACTGAAGAATAAAGCCGATCAACAAAACGGCTGTCATACCTAGCAAGCCAAGTGTATTCAAGAGCGTTAATTGATTTCGATTCATGCTAGCTCCTTACAATAAGATCGATAGCGGGTCGGTGGCATGATGGTTAAACCAATACAAACCAAGAATCACTGAGCTAGCAAAAAAGCCATAAGCAGCGGTCTTCTTATCGAAAAAGGCGCATAGCATTGCCACAAATAACAACAAAAACAGTAAAGACATCATAAGAGGCATTTCCTTTCTATTTATCCTGTTCAGTCAGACTAAACGTCATAATGAATATCCACACCGATGCTATTAATCATTCAACTTCGGTAAATCTATGGATTACGAATTGAAAATCATCAACTTAATAGTTGTTAGTAAGAACCGAGCTGTCAAGTTTAAGGTCACACACTAAGTGCGCACCAGCACATCAAGGCAACTAACCAACCGATGAACCCCGTTGATATTGATGACAGGTAAGGTTGGCAAATATGTGAATGAAGTTAAGCTTAGGAGATATCAGGAGGTTATTTGTCACTGCTCTAAACAGCAAAAAACCCAGCGAAAGGTCGCTAGGTTTGAAATATAAAAAGTGATGTAATACAAGCTTACTTCAGCGGGTCATTGTCCGGCAGTGCTTTATGAAGCCATAGTGCTAAACGCTTCTTAATGTTCGCGCCATCAAGCTTATCGTCAGGTAACGGAGTGATCTGATTGACTTCAACCAGAAACAAGTACACCGCTTTAACCTTTATCGGTTGGGATGAATTTGGCAAATCAAAACCTTGTAGCTTTGCCATCTTAAAACCGACTTCAACTGCTTTTTTTACCAGCTTATCTTCATTAATGATCTTCGCGGTTTTCGACATATCATCTCCATCATTTTTATCGAGTGAATACTGAGTATATCAAACCGAAAAATTCACAAGATCACTTCGCTCTCAATTTGAGGAGTCGATTTGATAAATAACATAAAACGGACAACACGCTCTAAGCTGATTCTAATTCGACTGATATTTACGACATCAACAACTATACGCAAACGAGCTCTTAATAAAACACTCAATAAATGAGATCTTAAGTCAAAAACTGAGAATCGAACAATATTTGACTTACGATTTTAAAACATACCGAATACTATGATTTCCATTAAAATTTTATGCACTTTCAAAAAAATCAATAAGCTCATGTTATTTAATTAGTTTTATAGTAGTTTGACTTAGTTCATATTTACTAAAGCCTTTTATAAACCACTATTTACAAAGCACTCAATAAGAAAATAGAATAAACCCACTAATATTATACTGGTGTTAAAAATGCGTTACTTATGGGCTTCATTCTGTCATAAAAATCCTATTCCCGGACGAATCGTTCATATTCTTGTTATGTTAATAGCGTTAGCTTCTATTGTCGTACCATTGATTTCAAAAGATGCGACAACAATCTTAGTATCCCTGAGCGTGGCTTTGGTGTGCTTTGTGCTATTCGCATTCTTTGCACTCAGCGACAAAATGCGTTCAGGTATGCATTAATCAGCTAATCTACCCTCTATTCACAAAGCATTCTCTTTTTCTAAAACTCATTATAAAATGCTGGTTACCGGATACAGAAAAGCCCAAAGTTATTAG belongs to Vibrio cyclitrophicus and includes:
- a CDS encoding disulfide bond formation protein B — encoded protein: MNRNQLTLLNTLGLLGMTAVLLIGFILQFVLNELPCPLCLLQRIGFVMVAFGFMLNVVYGPQSRHYGIVLIGALYGVATSLRQVSLHVIPGTPGYGSPILGMHYYTWAFVLFIATIFAVAVILILTNKTQTQEAYKMSNLGRVACLLAIVVVALNAIATFVECGPYQCPDNPVSYWLFNQGTG
- a CDS encoding DUF5062 family protein; the encoded protein is MSKTAKIINEDKLVKKAVEVGFKMAKLQGFDLPNSSQPIKVKAVYLFLVEVNQITPLPDDKLDGANIKKRLALWLHKALPDNDPLK